The following are encoded in a window of Geothermobacter ehrlichii genomic DNA:
- a CDS encoding MucR family transcriptional regulator: protein MSEILQMAKDLVEAQATSRSMSTEEMITSLSEIYKALQGLSQQQEAGAGESEAGPVVSRKKAFGKDKVYCMICGEGMKTLARHLRTKHDMTPSDYRKQFDIPSSQPLAARSYSETRRQMAIDAGLADNLAKARAAKGKKKKSAKS, encoded by the coding sequence ATGTCGGAAATTCTTCAGATGGCCAAGGACCTGGTCGAAGCTCAAGCCACTTCCCGTTCGATGTCGACCGAGGAAATGATCACGTCCCTTTCGGAGATCTACAAGGCGCTCCAAGGCCTTTCCCAGCAGCAGGAGGCGGGTGCCGGAGAGAGTGAGGCCGGTCCTGTTGTGAGCCGCAAAAAGGCTTTTGGCAAAGACAAGGTTTACTGCATGATTTGCGGCGAGGGAATGAAAACCCTTGCCCGCCACCTGCGGACCAAGCACGACATGACGCCGTCCGACTACCGCAAGCAGTTCGACATTCCCAGCTCCCAGCCGCTGGCCGCCAGGAGCTATTCCGAAACTCGTCGGCAGATGGCTATCGACGCTGGTCTTGCCGATAACCTTGCCAAGGCCAGGGCGGCCAAGGGCAAGAAGAAAAAATCCGCCAAAAGCTGA
- a CDS encoding Fic family protein: MTHEPQYIWQHPSWPNFRKDSEALIKPLGECRFKQGSLLAQMRELGMEVRQQARAEVLIEEALKTSEIEGEKLDPKAVRSSVARRLGLPTAGLPEIRDRHADGVVEILLDATRNHDKPLTAERLFGWHAALFPTGYSGLQKIRVAAWRDDLDGPMQVVSGPVGREKVHYEAPPAKRVPREMERFLHWWEESSQKEDGLLRAAVAHLWFVAIHPFDDGNGRIARALTEMALAQDEALAIRYYSLSSQIMADSASYYSVLERTNKGDGEITGWLLWFLDCMSRAILRSNELLTNVLVKARFWQRHVQTELNDRQRKVINRLLEAGPDGFVGGMTNRKYAGMTHVSRATAQRELADLVNKGILRQNQQRGRNVSYSLVWEDSVHL; the protein is encoded by the coding sequence ATGACTCACGAACCGCAATACATCTGGCAGCATCCGTCCTGGCCCAACTTTCGCAAGGACAGTGAGGCACTGATAAAGCCCCTTGGAGAATGCCGCTTTAAACAGGGCTCCCTCTTGGCCCAAATGCGCGAGCTGGGGATGGAGGTCCGGCAGCAGGCCAGAGCCGAAGTCCTGATCGAGGAAGCGTTAAAAACCTCTGAGATCGAGGGCGAAAAGCTCGACCCGAAGGCCGTGCGGTCGTCAGTAGCCCGCCGGCTGGGCCTGCCTACGGCCGGCTTGCCGGAAATCCGGGACCGACATGCCGATGGCGTGGTTGAGATTTTGCTCGACGCAACCCGGAACCATGACAAACCGTTGACGGCTGAAAGGCTGTTCGGTTGGCATGCGGCGCTCTTTCCTACCGGATACTCAGGCCTGCAGAAGATCCGGGTCGCAGCCTGGCGCGACGACCTGGATGGCCCGATGCAGGTCGTTTCCGGTCCCGTGGGACGGGAGAAGGTTCACTACGAGGCGCCTCCCGCCAAACGGGTGCCCCGCGAGATGGAGCGGTTTTTACACTGGTGGGAAGAAAGCAGCCAGAAGGAAGACGGCCTTCTGCGGGCGGCGGTGGCCCATCTGTGGTTTGTCGCCATCCATCCTTTCGACGATGGCAATGGCAGGATTGCCCGCGCCCTGACCGAAATGGCACTGGCCCAGGACGAAGCCCTCGCGATCCGTTACTACAGCCTGTCCTCGCAGATCATGGCTGACAGCGCTTCCTATTACTCCGTCCTCGAACGGACCAACAAGGGAGATGGCGAGATAACCGGATGGCTCCTGTGGTTCCTCGACTGCATGTCCAGAGCCATCCTGCGGTCAAACGAACTGCTGACCAATGTTCTGGTCAAGGCCCGCTTCTGGCAACGCCATGTCCAGACGGAACTCAACGACCGGCAACGCAAGGTCATCAACCGCCTTCTGGAAGCCGGCCCGGACGGATTCGTGGGGGGCATGACCAACCGCAAATATGCCGGCATGACACATGTCAGCCGGGCAACGGCGCAAAGGGAGCTGGCCGATCTGGTCAACAAGGGCATCCTGCGACAGAACCAGCAAAGAGGACGAAACGTCAGCTATAGCCTTGTCTGGGAGGATTCCGTCCACCTGTAG
- a CDS encoding conjugal transfer protein TraH, translating into MRNWTHRVRVWSRRIALAGCLALATGSLTPATAGWVDDWVTQKTSSSPNFYSGAKRGYFTAGSFDARWNLRNDYLWSITLPKLKTGCGGIDAFMGGMSFLNTDYLVAKLERIMNAAPAAAFDVALKVFAPQVSDTIRSMESLASKLNNIQLDECRASKSLVATLMTPTARSEEQKSKLSRIQADWWQTTGVGDLWTEFQKLRKADNDKPDPAAAAGSMSGCSAEFRDVFAGGSVLDNAAAKIGLTNADYIRLMRGYIGDIYIEAPNPATGVAAYKVVYDPPCEKNTGLDDFLNGDAEGKAAAGACTPIPDANKNLQQYVRARLIAIRDRIANRQPLAAADRTFLNSLPLPAVEILENAVASGLESSEMLYLGEVAGRAYAYRLLMDLFAKTDRLLYTAQSIMSTQNNPTGNNSTATCRIDNVDEAAAQITVVQERTRELMDAVRKDLAATLSELNALETYVSRRKVFSDEVRRQLKERFSGGLAERLMPKNG; encoded by the coding sequence ATGCGCAACTGGACACACCGCGTCCGCGTCTGGTCTAGGAGAATCGCTCTGGCCGGCTGTCTGGCCCTGGCCACGGGCAGCCTCACGCCCGCCACCGCCGGCTGGGTCGACGACTGGGTGACGCAGAAAACCTCGTCCAGCCCGAACTTCTACTCCGGGGCCAAACGTGGCTACTTCACGGCAGGCAGCTTCGATGCCCGCTGGAACCTGCGGAACGACTACCTGTGGAGCATCACCCTCCCGAAACTCAAGACCGGCTGCGGCGGCATCGACGCCTTCATGGGCGGGATGTCCTTTCTGAACACCGACTACCTGGTGGCCAAGCTGGAGCGGATCATGAACGCCGCGCCGGCCGCCGCCTTCGACGTGGCACTGAAGGTCTTTGCCCCGCAGGTGAGCGACACCATCCGCTCGATGGAATCCCTGGCGTCGAAACTGAACAACATCCAGCTCGACGAGTGCCGGGCCTCCAAGTCTCTTGTCGCCACCCTCATGACTCCCACGGCCCGCAGCGAGGAACAGAAGTCGAAGCTGAGCCGCATCCAGGCCGACTGGTGGCAGACAACCGGAGTCGGGGATCTCTGGACCGAATTCCAGAAGCTTCGCAAGGCCGACAACGACAAGCCAGACCCGGCGGCCGCCGCCGGGTCCATGTCCGGCTGTTCGGCGGAGTTCAGGGACGTGTTCGCCGGCGGCAGTGTGTTGGACAACGCGGCGGCCAAGATCGGCCTGACGAACGCCGACTACATCAGGCTGATGCGAGGTTACATCGGGGACATCTACATCGAGGCGCCCAACCCGGCAACGGGGGTCGCGGCCTACAAGGTCGTCTACGATCCCCCCTGTGAGAAGAACACCGGCCTCGACGACTTCCTGAACGGGGACGCGGAGGGCAAGGCGGCTGCCGGAGCCTGCACGCCCATCCCCGACGCCAACAAGAACCTGCAACAGTACGTCCGGGCCCGGCTCATCGCCATCCGCGACCGGATAGCTAATCGGCAGCCGCTGGCAGCCGCCGACCGGACGTTTCTCAACTCGCTGCCCCTGCCGGCGGTCGAAATTCTCGAGAACGCCGTGGCGTCCGGCCTGGAGTCCTCCGAAATGCTCTACCTGGGCGAGGTAGCCGGCAGGGCCTATGCCTACCGCCTGCTCATGGACCTTTTCGCCAAGACCGACCGGTTGCTTTACACCGCTCAGTCCATCATGTCGACGCAGAACAACCCGACCGGCAACAACAGCACGGCGACCTGCCGGATCGACAACGTGGACGAAGCCGCCGCACAGATCACGGTGGTGCAGGAGCGGACCAGGGAGCTGATGGACGCGGTGCGGAAGGACCTGGCCGCGACGCTGAGCGAACTCAACGCCCTGGAAACCTACGTCAGCCGGCGCAAGGTTTTTTCCGACGAGGTGCGAAGGCAGTTGAAGGAACGATTCAGCGGAGGGCTGGCAGAACGGCTGATGCCCAAGAACGGTTAA